Proteins from one Impatiens glandulifera chromosome 2, dImpGla2.1, whole genome shotgun sequence genomic window:
- the LOC124927038 gene encoding probable calcium-binding protein CML35 — MKLLKKLSPTRLFRSRSISRSPSLSATSSSDASVAGGNTTPKSVLQSSDLIHVFNKMDRDGNGKITRDELEVVFSRLVPEPLSEIEITAMLCDVDLDGDGCISLDELKLLGSAFERPACQSELLYAFEFFDADRDGRITAEDLYAGLAAVGDSCTPEECVRMISGVDANGDGFVCFEDFARMMQQQK; from the coding sequence ATGAAACTCCTGAAGAAGCTCAGCCCTACCCGTCTCTTTCGTTCCCGATCCATTTCCCGATCGCCGTCGCTCTCGGCAACCTCCTCGTCCGATGCCTCCGTCGCCGGAGGAAACACGACACCGAAAAGCGTGCTGCAATCGTCCGATCTAATCCATGTCTTCAACAAGATGGACAGAGACGGTAACGGAAAGATCACGAGAGACGAATTAGAGGTGGTTTTTAGCCGGCTAGTACCGGAACCTCTGAGCGAAATCGAAATAACTGCTATGCTTTGCGATGTAGATCTAGACGGTGATGGCTGCATTAGTTTAGATGAATTAAAACTTCTTGGCTCTGCTTTTGAACGCCCTGCTTGTCAATCAGAACTCTTATACGCTTTCGAGTTCTTCGATGCCGATCGTGACGGACGGATCACGGCGGAGGATCTCTACGCCGGGCTCGCGGCTGTCGGAGACAGTTGTACGCCGGAGGAATGCGTGCGTATGATAAGCGGAGTGGACGCCAATGGAGATGGATTTGTCTGCTTCGAGGACTTCGCTCGTATGATGCAACAGCAGAAATGA
- the LOC124925677 gene encoding triacylglycerol lipase SDP1-like, translating to MDISSEAAVYPFLIGPSTVLGRTIAFRILFFRSFAHMRHRLLYLLMYYLYKGNNLLHRNVRPLLSWLHPRNPQGILVMMTVITFLLRRYTNIKSKAETVYRKKFWKNLMRTAFTYEEWAHAARMLDKENPKMNEAQLYDEELVRNKLEELRQRRQEGSIRDIMFYMRADLVRNLGNMCNPELHKDRLQVPRLIKDYIIEVSTQLRMVCDSDSEELLLEEKLAFMHETRHAFGRTALLLSGGASLGAYHIGVVKTLVEHKLLPRVIAGSSVGSIICSVVATRSWPELQSFFEDSWHSLKFFDQMGGIFTIFKRVMTRGAVHEIRQLQTLLRHLTNNLTFQEAYDLTGRILGITVCSPRKHEPPRCLNYLTSPHVVIWSAVTASCAFPGLFEAQELMAKDRSGEIVPYHPPFRLGPEAGTSARRWRDGSLEIDLPMMQLKELFNVNHFIVSQANPHIAPLLRMKSLVRAYGGSFAAKLAHIIEMEVKHRCNQVLELGFPLGGLAKLFAQDWEGDVTVVMPATLAQYSKLIQNPSHSELQKAANQGRRCTWEKLSTIKANCGIELAFDDCVAILNHMRRLKKSAERAAASSHGLGTKTSVMFNASRRIPSWNCLARENSAGSLEEEHLSDFNHGRNPRPPRKAADGSDTEPDSGDHIPWTRSGGPLMRTTSADTFVDYMHNLDMEGRLNLTQGVLQSNLTVQVAGDHTSTTHHQDGSDGTSPSRTSDIDSNQREFSNRVLLCNSSIMVSEGDLLQPERRDNGIVFNVVKRGDLTPRDRALESETGSPSHASTAECMQLDSLEKQADETSSDSEVDADET from the exons ATGGATATTAGTAGCGAGGCGGCGGTTTATCCGTTCTTAATCGGACCATCAACCGTTCTAGGTCGAACAATCGCCTTCAGGATATTGTTCTTCAGGTCATTTGCTCATATGCGACACAGGCTTTTGTATTTGTTAATGTATTACCTTTATAAAGGGAATAACCTTCTGCATAGAAATGTTAGACCATTGCTGTCATGGCTTCATCCTCGAAACCCTCAGGGGATTCTAGTGATGATGACGGTTATAACTTTCCTGTTGAGACGATACACAAACATAAAATCCAAGGCTGAGACGGTTTACAGGAAGAAATTTTGGAAGAATTTGATGAGAACCGCATTCACATATGAGGAGTGGGCTCATGCTGCTAGGATGCTTGATAAAGAAAACCCTAAGATGAATGAGGCACAGCTTTACGATGAAGAATTGGTACGAAATAAGCTTGAGGAGCTTCGTCAAAGGCGGCAAGAGGGTTCTATTCGCGATATTATGTTCTATATGCGAGCAGatcttgttagaaatcttgGTAATATGTGCAATCCTGAGCTGCACAAAGACAGGCTTCAAGTGCCTAGACTAATCAAGGATTATATCATCGAGGTCTCGACTCAATTGCGAATGGTTTGTGACTCTGACTCTGAGGAGCTCCTGTTGGAGGAGAAGCTCGCGTTTATGCACGAAACTCGTCATGCTTTCGGTCGAACCGCTTTGCTTCTTAGCGGAGGAGCTTCCTTAGGAGCTTACCATATCGGTGTGGTTAAGACACTAGTAGAGCACAAACTTCTGCCTAGGGTTATAGCCGGATCAAGCGTGGGATCTATCATATGCTCGGTGGTGGCCACTAGGTCGTGGCCTGAGCTGCAGAGCTTTTTCGAAGATTCTTGGCACTCGCTCAAGTTTTTTGATCAGATGGGTGGGATTTTCACCATTTTCAAACGGGTAATGACCAGAGGTGCTGTCCATGAGATCAGACAATTACAAACGTTGTTGAGACATCTGACAAACAACTTGACATTCCAAGAGGCGTACGACTTGACGGGTCGGATTCTAGGAATCACGGTTTGCTCGCCGAGGAAGCACGAGCCTCCTAGATGTCTGAATTATTTGACCTCGCCTCATGTGGTTATATGGAGCGCTGTCACAGCTTCCTGTGCCTTTCCTGGGCTTTTCGAAGCTCAGGAATTGATGGCGAAAGATAGAAGCGGAGAGATTGTTCCTTATCATCCGCCTTTTCGCTTGGGCCCGGAGGCAGGCACATCTGCGAGGAGATGGAGGGATGGTAGTTTGGAGATCGATTTGCCCATGATGCAGTTGAAGGAGTTGTTTAATGTTAATCACTTTATCGTTAGTCAAGCCAATCCCCACATTGCGCCTTTGCTTCGCATGAAGTCTTTAGTCAGGGCTTACGGAGGCAGCTTTGCTGCGAAG CTTGCTCATATAATTGAGATGGAGGTGAAACATAGATGTAATCAAGTACTAGAACTCGGTTTTCCTTTAGGCGGACTCGCCAAGCTTTTTGCCCAAGACTGGGAAGGGGATGTAACCGTCGTAATGCCCGCCACCTTAGCCCAG TACTCGAAACTCATACAGAACCCATCTCATTCGGAGCTACAGAAGGCAGCCAACCAAGGGAGGAGATGTACATGGGAGAAGCTGTCTACAATAAAAGCCAATTGTGGGATTGAGTTGGCATTTGACGATTGTGTGGCCATTCTGAACCACATGCGAAGACTGAAGAAGAGCGCGGAGAGAGCAGCAGCTTCATCTCACGGGTTAGGAACTAAAACCTCGGTTATGTTCAACGCTTCTAGAAGAATTCCGTCGTGGAATTGCTTGGCTCGCGAGAATTCAGCAGGATCCTTGGAGGAAGAGCACCTTTCCGATTTTAATCACGGTCGTAATCCTCGACCTCCTAGGAAGGCTGCGGATGGAAGTGATACTGAACCGGACAGCGGGGACCACATTCCTTGGACGAGGTCAGGGGGTCCTTTGATGAGGACCACTTCTGCCGATACCTTCGTAGACTATATGCATAATCTGGATATGGAAGGAAGACTAAATTTAACCCAAGGAGTTCTACAAAGCAATTTGACTGTCCAGGTGGCGGGTGATCATACATCGACTACCCATCATCAAGATGGCTCGGATGGCACATCGCCTTCTCGAACTTCGGACATAGATTCGAACCAGAGGGAGTTCAGCAACCGGGTGCTGCTGTGTAATTCGAGCATTATGGTTTCGGAAGGGGACCTTTTGCAGCCTGAGAGAAGAGACAATGGTATTGTGTTCAATGTGGTGAAGAGGGGAGATTTAACACCGAGAGACAGAGCTTTAGAATCGGAAACTGGCAGCCCCTCTCATGCTTCAACTGCGGAATGCATGCAATTGGACAGCCTTGAGAAACAAGCCGACGAAACCTCCTCCGACTCTGAAGTCGATGCAGACGAAACTTGA